One part of the Streptomyces ferrugineus genome encodes these proteins:
- a CDS encoding class I SAM-dependent methyltransferase: MTATAPPERPHTDCAFTPAGCREHTYVPRHLGLTRRGPRRLRAAARMALAFPEPESWLDVGTGYARFPESAKEVFPYTSFDGVDPTYRVLHARVAERVEEAHVGRLTDARITARLRARYDVVSMFRHLEHARDPREELRAALTALRPGGHLVLELPNPQCLFAALLGRLWVPHSPPGHLHLLPMDTLCEELRSQGCTIVATGYRTAHIPYDLAAATSLVLSHVLPSLLSSLGAPLVAIAWTIDHLLAPFLRHTRFSNAYRIIARKDPT; this comes from the coding sequence ATGACCGCGACCGCACCCCCCGAACGCCCCCACACCGACTGCGCGTTCACCCCCGCCGGGTGCCGGGAGCACACCTACGTCCCCCGCCATCTGGGGCTCACCCGGCGCGGCCCACGCCGGCTGAGAGCCGCCGCCCGTATGGCGCTCGCCTTCCCCGAGCCGGAGAGCTGGCTGGACGTGGGCACGGGATACGCCCGCTTCCCGGAGTCGGCGAAGGAGGTCTTCCCGTACACGTCGTTCGACGGCGTGGACCCGACCTACCGCGTCCTGCACGCGCGCGTGGCCGAGCGGGTGGAGGAGGCCCACGTCGGCCGCCTCACCGACGCCCGCATCACGGCCCGTCTGCGCGCCCGCTACGACGTCGTCAGCATGTTCCGCCACCTGGAACACGCCCGCGACCCCCGAGAGGAACTCCGCGCCGCCCTCACGGCCCTGCGCCCCGGCGGCCACCTCGTCCTCGAACTCCCCAACCCGCAGTGCCTGTTCGCCGCCCTGCTGGGCAGACTCTGGGTCCCGCACAGCCCTCCGGGCCACCTCCACCTGCTGCCCATGGACACCCTGTGCGAGGAACTCCGCTCCCAGGGCTGCACGATCGTCGCGACGGGTTACCGCACCGCGCACATCCCCTACGACCTCGCGGCCGCGACGTCATTGGTCCTGTCACACGTGCTGCCGTCGCTGCTGTCGAGCCTGGGCGCGCCCTTGGTGGCGATCGCCTGGACCATCGACCACCTGTTGGCCCCGTTCCTACGCCACACGCGCTTCTCGAACGCGTACCGAATCATCGCCCGCAAGGACCCAACCTGA
- a CDS encoding bifunctional adenosylcobinamide kinase/adenosylcobinamide-phosphate guanylyltransferase: protein MELTLLGTGAPAGLPRPDCPCAACASALGDDARTATALLVDGALLLDLTPGAAFAAARAGRSLGNVRQVLLSHPQGGPAVEVPAGVPQPGRVPDGRELALLTGHRVRAVAMDAPGTGYAVTGPDGQRLLYLPPGGAPAGLEESAVGMYDMVVADVVARPDALAKLRAVGAVGPTTDVVAVHLDHDAPPGAELRRRLAAAGARAVPDGTTLVVGAYEDVPDVPRRTLVLGGARSGKSVEAERRLEAFPDVLYVATGGTRGGDTEWATRVAAHRERRPGSWRTAETCDLVPVLSEGGAPVLIDCLSLWLTDAMDSVGAWDDAVWADGGERALRERVRELTSAVRATRRTVVAVSNEVGSGIVPATASGRRYRDELGRLNAAFAGECEQVVLVVAGQAVVLRG from the coding sequence GTGGAACTCACTCTCCTCGGCACCGGTGCCCCCGCGGGACTCCCCCGCCCCGACTGTCCCTGCGCCGCGTGTGCGAGCGCGCTCGGCGACGACGCGCGGACCGCCACCGCGCTGCTCGTCGACGGGGCGCTGCTGCTCGATCTGACACCGGGGGCGGCGTTCGCGGCGGCCAGGGCGGGGCGTTCGCTGGGGAACGTACGGCAGGTGCTGCTGTCGCATCCGCAGGGCGGGCCCGCCGTCGAGGTGCCGGCGGGGGTGCCGCAGCCCGGGCGGGTGCCGGACGGGCGGGAGTTGGCGCTGCTGACCGGGCATCGGGTGCGGGCGGTGGCGATGGACGCGCCGGGCACGGGGTACGCGGTGACCGGGCCGGACGGGCAGCGGCTGCTGTATCTGCCGCCGGGCGGTGCGCCGGCCGGGCTGGAGGAGAGCGCCGTCGGGATGTACGACATGGTGGTCGCCGACGTCGTGGCGCGGCCGGACGCGCTGGCCAAGCTGCGGGCGGTGGGGGCCGTCGGGCCGACGACGGATGTCGTCGCCGTACATCTGGACCATGACGCTCCGCCGGGCGCCGAGTTGCGGCGGCGGCTGGCCGCGGCCGGGGCGCGGGCGGTGCCGGACGGGACGACGCTGGTGGTGGGGGCGTACGAGGACGTGCCGGACGTGCCGCGGCGGACCCTGGTGCTGGGCGGTGCCCGGTCGGGGAAGTCGGTGGAGGCGGAGCGGCGGCTGGAGGCGTTCCCGGACGTGCTGTACGTGGCGACCGGGGGCACGCGCGGCGGGGACACCGAGTGGGCGACGCGGGTGGCCGCGCACCGGGAGCGGCGGCCGGGGTCGTGGCGTACGGCCGAGACCTGCGACCTGGTGCCGGTGCTCTCCGAGGGTGGGGCGCCGGTGCTGATCGACTGTCTGTCCCTGTGGCTGACGGACGCGATGGACTCCGTCGGGGCCTGGGACGACGCGGTGTGGGCGGATGGTGGGGAGCGGGCGCTTCGGGAGCGGGTGCGGGAGTTGACGTCGGCGGTGCGGGCGACACGGCGGACTGTCGTCGCCGTGTCGAATGAGGTGGGGTCGGGGATTGTGCCGGCCACGGCGTCCGGGCGGCGGTATCGGGATGAGCTCGGGCGGCTCAATGCTGCGTTTGCGGGTGAGTGCGAGCAGGTGGTTCTGGTGGTTGCGGGGCAGGCGGTGGTGCTTCGCGGATGA
- a CDS encoding class I SAM-dependent methyltransferase: protein MARQLDEQIAGRFPVGQRLRVLDVGMGQGTQALRLARAGHQVTGVEQDPKMIAAARAELADEPEGIRERVRLVQSDGRDTGVHFLPGSFDVVLCHGVLMYIEEPDPLLAGLARMLAPGGLLSLLVRNGDALAMRPGLGGDWAGALSAFDTTAYRNRLGLDVRADRLSDLTSTLAGIGAPLHAWYGVRVFSDTAADDAEIPADVEALLAVEERAGKTDPYRSVAALLHLCGVRG from the coding sequence GTGGCCCGGCAGCTCGACGAGCAGATAGCCGGGCGGTTCCCGGTGGGACAGCGGCTGCGGGTGCTCGACGTGGGCATGGGCCAGGGCACCCAGGCGCTGCGGCTGGCCCGGGCCGGTCATCAGGTGACCGGTGTCGAGCAGGACCCGAAGATGATCGCGGCCGCCCGTGCGGAGCTGGCCGACGAGCCGGAGGGGATCCGTGAGCGGGTGCGGCTCGTCCAGAGCGACGGGCGCGACACCGGTGTGCACTTTCTGCCGGGCAGCTTCGACGTCGTGCTGTGCCACGGCGTGCTGATGTACATCGAGGAGCCCGATCCGCTGCTGGCCGGGCTGGCCCGGATGCTCGCCCCGGGCGGGCTGCTGTCGCTGCTCGTGCGCAACGGCGACGCGCTGGCCATGCGGCCGGGACTGGGCGGGGACTGGGCCGGGGCGCTGTCCGCCTTCGACACCACCGCTTACCGGAACCGGCTGGGGCTGGACGTACGGGCCGACCGGCTGTCCGATCTGACCTCGACCCTCGCGGGGATCGGGGCGCCGCTGCACGCCTGGTACGGGGTGCGGGTGTTCAGCGACACGGCGGCCGACGACGCCGAGATCCCGGCGGACGTCGAGGCGCTGCTGGCGGTCGAGGAGCGGGCCGGGAAGACGGACCCGTACCGCAGCGTGGCGGCGCTGCTGCATCTGTGCGGAGTGCGCGGCTGA
- a CDS encoding PspA/IM30 family protein translates to MGMIFRAKANKALDRAEDPRETLDYSYQKQLELLQKVRRGVADVATSRKRLELQLNQLQQQSGKLEDQGRKALALGREDLAREALSRRAALQQQVTDLETQHATLQGEEEKLTLAAQRLQAKVDAFRTKKETIKATYTAAQAQTRIGEAFSGISEEMGDVGLAIQRAEDKTAQLQARAGAIDELLASGALDDQSGMHKDDIQAELDRLSGGTDVELELQRMKAELAGGPSAGQQAIEGGTDQSSQQDRQQPQDTPRFDKQ, encoded by the coding sequence ATGGGGATGATCTTCCGCGCGAAGGCGAACAAGGCCCTTGACCGGGCCGAGGACCCGCGCGAAACCCTCGATTACTCGTACCAGAAACAGCTGGAGCTGCTCCAGAAGGTTCGCCGCGGCGTGGCCGACGTGGCCACGTCCCGCAAGCGCCTGGAGCTCCAGCTCAACCAGCTGCAGCAGCAGTCGGGCAAGCTGGAGGACCAGGGCCGCAAGGCGCTCGCGCTGGGCCGTGAGGACCTGGCCCGCGAGGCGCTGTCGCGTCGCGCCGCCCTCCAGCAGCAGGTGACCGACCTGGAGACCCAGCACGCCACGCTGCAGGGTGAGGAGGAGAAGCTCACCCTCGCGGCCCAGCGCCTCCAGGCCAAGGTCGACGCCTTCCGCACCAAGAAGGAGACGATCAAGGCCACGTACACCGCGGCCCAGGCGCAGACCCGGATCGGCGAGGCCTTCTCCGGTATCTCGGAGGAGATGGGCGACGTCGGCCTGGCGATCCAGCGTGCCGAGGACAAGACGGCCCAGCTCCAGGCGAGGGCCGGAGCCATCGACGAACTGCTCGCCTCGGGTGCCCTGGACGACCAGTCCGGCATGCACAAGGACGACATCCAGGCCGAGCTGGACCGGCTCTCCGGTGGTACGGATGTAGAGCTGGAGCTGCAGCGCATGAAGGCGGAGCTGGCGGGCGGCCCGTCGGCCGGCCAGCAGGCCATCGAGGGCGGCACGGATCAGTCGTCGCAGCAGGACCGGCAGCAGCCGCAGGACACCCCGCGCTTCGACAAGCAGTAG
- a CDS encoding DUF3043 domain-containing protein, whose amino-acid sequence MGSNPGHPVPLGFVFRSRAKDEKAQAADKAPVTDSNETRHPEAPKGRPTPKRSAAQSQRRSVANTSMTRKDAAKRQRADRRAALEKQRQALAGGDERYLPARDKGPVRKFARDFIDSRFNIAEFFLPMAVIILVLSMVRVAALQNIALLLWLVVIVMIVLDSVLTGFRIKKRLAERFPDDNRRGAVAYALMRSLQMRRLRLPKPQVKRGERP is encoded by the coding sequence CTGGGGTCCAACCCCGGGCACCCCGTACCCTTGGGTTTTGTGTTCCGTAGCCGTGCGAAGGATGAGAAGGCCCAGGCCGCCGACAAGGCGCCGGTGACCGACTCCAACGAGACCCGTCACCCCGAGGCCCCGAAGGGCCGCCCCACGCCCAAGCGCAGTGCGGCCCAGTCGCAGCGTCGCAGCGTGGCCAACACGTCGATGACGCGCAAGGACGCCGCCAAGCGCCAGCGCGCGGACCGCCGGGCCGCCCTGGAGAAGCAGCGCCAGGCGCTGGCCGGGGGCGACGAGCGGTATCTGCCGGCCCGTGACAAGGGTCCGGTCCGCAAGTTCGCGCGTGACTTCATCGACTCGCGCTTCAACATCGCCGAGTTCTTCCTGCCGATGGCCGTGATCATTCTCGTGCTGAGCATGGTGCGGGTGGCGGCGCTGCAGAACATCGCGCTGCTGCTGTGGCTGGTCGTGATCGTGATGATCGTGCTGGACTCGGTCCTCACCGGCTTCCGGATCAAGAAGCGGCTCGCCGAGCGCTTCCCCGACGACAACCGGCGCGGCGCCGTGGCCTACGCGCTGATGCGCTCGCTCCAGATGCGTCGGCTCCGGCTGCCGAAGCCGCAGGTCAAGCGTGGAGAGCGGCCCTGA
- the cobT gene encoding nicotinate-nucleotide--dimethylbenzimidazole phosphoribosyltransferase: MSSLNLDDFSDLIERPDGGVRRDAEARRERQVVPPGALGRLDELGEWLAAAQSAVPVRPIEQPRVVLFAGDHGIAELEVSARPAGSAGELVREILEGGRPVSVLARRLGVAVRVVDMALDCDPESLPEAVVRHRVRRGSGRIDIEDAVTPAEAEAAFRAGVAVADEEADSGTDLVVLGDVSVGGTTAAGVLVAALCGTDASVVTGRGGLAIDDLAWMRKCAAIRDALRRARPVLGDQLQLLATVGGADLAAITGFLLQCAVRKLPVVLDGVVVAACALVGQRIAFRAPDWWLAAHDSGEPGQAKALDRMALEPVLAQGVKVGEGAGGLLALPTVQAAAALAAELPERPKESETAEAAADGEVLGAAEVPEASEVD, from the coding sequence ATGAGCTCGCTTAATCTCGACGACTTCTCCGACCTGATCGAGCGCCCCGACGGTGGGGTGCGCCGTGACGCCGAGGCGCGCCGTGAGCGTCAGGTCGTGCCGCCCGGGGCGCTGGGCCGCCTCGACGAACTGGGTGAGTGGCTGGCGGCGGCGCAGTCGGCCGTGCCGGTGCGGCCGATCGAGCAGCCGCGGGTCGTGTTGTTCGCCGGTGACCATGGCATCGCCGAGCTGGAGGTGTCGGCGCGGCCCGCGGGCAGCGCCGGGGAGTTGGTGCGGGAGATCCTCGAGGGCGGCCGGCCCGTGTCGGTGCTGGCGCGGCGGCTCGGGGTTGCGGTGCGGGTCGTCGACATGGCGCTGGACTGCGACCCGGAGTCGCTGCCGGAGGCGGTCGTACGGCATCGGGTGCGGCGCGGCAGCGGCCGTATCGACATCGAGGACGCGGTGACGCCGGCGGAGGCCGAGGCCGCGTTCCGGGCCGGGGTGGCGGTGGCCGACGAGGAGGCCGACTCCGGTACGGATCTGGTGGTGCTCGGCGATGTGAGCGTCGGCGGGACCACGGCGGCGGGCGTGCTGGTCGCCGCGCTGTGCGGGACGGACGCGTCCGTGGTCACCGGGCGCGGCGGCCTGGCCATCGACGACCTCGCGTGGATGCGCAAGTGCGCGGCGATCCGGGACGCGCTGCGGCGGGCCCGGCCCGTGCTCGGCGATCAGCTTCAGCTGCTCGCGACGGTGGGCGGTGCCGATCTCGCGGCGATCACCGGGTTCCTGCTCCAGTGCGCGGTGCGCAAACTGCCGGTGGTGCTGGACGGCGTCGTGGTGGCCGCCTGTGCGCTGGTGGGGCAGCGGATCGCGTTCCGGGCGCCGGACTGGTGGCTGGCCGCGCACGACAGCGGGGAGCCGGGGCAGGCGAAGGCGCTGGACCGGATGGCCCTGGAGCCGGTGCTCGCCCAGGGTGTGAAGGTCGGCGAGGGCGCCGGTGGGCTGCTGGCCCTGCCGACGGTGCAGGCCGCGGCGGCGCTGGCGGCGGAGCTGCCGGAGAGGCCGAAGGAGTCGGAGACGGCGGAGGCGGCAGCGGACGGGGAGGTCCTGGGCGCGGCCGAGGTGCCGGAGGCGTCCGAGGTCGACTAG
- the pelF gene encoding GT4 family glycosyltransferase PelF, which translates to MHVTMLTEGTYPHVHGGVSTWCDQLVKGMPEVDFHIVSLTGTGREPVAWELPPNVCRHTSVPTWGPRPGRRRAPYGRARRRFTDAYERFLLSFLDPAARRDFGDALDELARLARDGRLSAALRTESALRSLMWIWTMPHLPTAAARPTVHDALTATDLLEHALRPLGTRVPEDSVAHAVSSGLATLPALAARRLDGVPFLLTEHGIYLRERYLGYRSAAQRWPVKAFMLGFYRELNSHGYRTADLITPCNQYNRRWEERGGADPDKIRTVYNGVDPHAFPHAGPEPDVPTLTWCGRVDPIKDLETLLRAYAMVRAELPETRLRLFGPVPPGGEAYRTKLEKLAAELGVRDGLTFEGRVSEVWRAYAAGHIVMLSSISEGFPFSIIEAMSCGRTTVSTDVGGVREAVGDTGLVVPPREPEKMAAAALTLLHDDERRLTLGESARRRVIDRFTLRRSVDHFRTIYQELAGSCEVYEPTLETVADWTLELRDPWYEKVATDGTGW; encoded by the coding sequence ATGCACGTCACCATGCTCACCGAAGGCACCTATCCGCACGTCCACGGCGGGGTCAGCACCTGGTGCGACCAGCTCGTCAAGGGCATGCCGGAGGTCGACTTCCACATCGTCTCGCTCACCGGGACCGGCCGCGAACCCGTCGCCTGGGAGCTGCCGCCGAACGTCTGCCGGCACACCTCCGTGCCGACCTGGGGCCCGCGTCCGGGGCGCAGGAGAGCGCCGTACGGCCGGGCCCGTCGCCGTTTCACCGACGCCTACGAGCGCTTCCTGCTCTCCTTCCTCGACCCCGCCGCCCGCCGCGACTTCGGCGACGCCCTGGACGAACTGGCCCGACTCGCCCGCGACGGACGCCTGTCGGCGGCCCTGCGCACGGAATCAGCGCTGCGGTCGCTGATGTGGATCTGGACGATGCCGCATCTGCCGACCGCGGCCGCCCGCCCCACCGTCCACGACGCCCTGACCGCCACCGACCTGCTGGAACACGCCCTGCGCCCGCTCGGTACCCGCGTCCCGGAGGACTCCGTCGCCCACGCCGTCAGCAGCGGCCTCGCCACCCTCCCGGCCCTCGCCGCCCGCCGGCTGGACGGCGTCCCCTTCCTCCTCACCGAGCACGGCATCTATCTCCGCGAGCGCTACCTCGGCTACCGCAGCGCCGCCCAGCGCTGGCCCGTGAAGGCGTTCATGCTCGGCTTCTACCGCGAGCTGAACTCCCACGGATACCGCACGGCCGACCTGATCACCCCGTGCAACCAGTACAACCGCCGCTGGGAGGAGCGCGGCGGCGCCGACCCCGACAAGATCCGTACCGTCTACAACGGCGTCGACCCGCACGCCTTCCCGCACGCCGGCCCCGAGCCCGACGTCCCCACCCTCACCTGGTGCGGCCGCGTCGACCCCATCAAGGACCTGGAGACCCTGCTGCGGGCCTACGCCATGGTCCGCGCCGAGCTCCCGGAGACCCGTCTGCGCCTGTTCGGCCCCGTCCCGCCCGGCGGCGAGGCCTACCGCACCAAGCTGGAGAAGCTCGCCGCGGAGCTGGGCGTGCGGGACGGCCTGACGTTCGAGGGCCGCGTCAGCGAGGTCTGGCGAGCTTACGCGGCCGGCCACATCGTCATGCTGTCCTCCATCTCCGAAGGCTTCCCGTTCTCCATCATCGAGGCCATGTCCTGCGGCCGTACGACCGTCTCGACGGACGTCGGGGGAGTGCGCGAGGCCGTCGGGGACACCGGCCTCGTCGTCCCGCCGCGCGAGCCGGAGAAGATGGCGGCCGCCGCGCTCACCCTCCTCCACGACGACGAACGGCGCCTGACACTGGGCGAGTCGGCCCGCCGGCGCGTGATCGACCGCTTCACCCTGCGCCGCTCCGTGGACCACTTCCGGACGATCTACCAGGAGCTCGCGGGCAGCTGCGAGGTCTACGAGCCCACCCTCGAAACGGTCGCCGACTGGACCCTCGAGCTGCGCGACCCCTGGTACGAGAAGGTCGCGACGGACGGAACCGGCTGGTGA
- the pspAA gene encoding PspA-associated protein PspAA, which produces MIVRVMGEGQVKLSDSHLPELNKLDDELLMEMENGDGPGFRRTLTALLSKVHELGERLPDDSLEPSELILPSPDATLEEVRELLSDDGLIPG; this is translated from the coding sequence ATGATCGTCCGGGTCATGGGCGAGGGGCAGGTGAAGCTGTCCGACAGCCACCTGCCCGAGCTGAACAAGCTCGACGACGAGCTCCTGATGGAGATGGAGAACGGCGACGGCCCCGGCTTCCGTCGCACCCTCACCGCGCTCCTCTCCAAGGTCCACGAACTGGGCGAGCGTCTGCCCGACGACTCCCTCGAACCGTCCGAGCTGATCCTGCCGTCGCCGGACGCGACGCTGGAGGAGGTCCGGGAGCTGCTGAGCGACGACGGATTGATCCCGGGGTGA
- a CDS encoding spherulation-specific family 4 protein, giving the protein MNDLLIPYYEHPSVRPAEWEAIIAAAPRLYGVVLNPASGPGDAPDPAFAEVAARLRAAGVRVLGYADTDYGRRPHTAVVQDIARHRDWYGADGVFLDQVAAGRAEFPYYRGLVTAAWGAGRGTLALNHGTAPHPSYARIADLLVTFEGTWASYTRLGPQPWRGGGGVRLCHLVYGVPAGVDPARAARSRGASVHCAVPGAGDHPWGTLPHALACRGSAQ; this is encoded by the coding sequence ATGAACGACCTGCTGATCCCCTACTACGAGCACCCGTCCGTCCGCCCCGCCGAATGGGAGGCGATCATCGCGGCGGCGCCCCGCCTCTACGGGGTCGTGCTGAACCCGGCCAGCGGCCCCGGTGACGCGCCCGACCCGGCGTTCGCCGAGGTCGCGGCCCGGCTGCGGGCGGCGGGCGTGCGGGTGCTCGGCTACGCCGACACCGACTACGGCCGCCGCCCGCACACCGCCGTCGTCCAGGACATCGCGCGGCACCGCGACTGGTACGGCGCGGACGGCGTCTTCCTCGACCAAGTCGCCGCGGGCCGTGCGGAGTTCCCGTACTACCGAGGGCTCGTGACGGCTGCCTGGGGCGCCGGCCGCGGCACGCTCGCCCTGAACCACGGCACCGCACCGCACCCGTCGTACGCCAGGATCGCCGACCTCCTGGTCACCTTCGAGGGCACCTGGGCCTCGTACACCCGGCTCGGCCCGCAGCCGTGGCGGGGCGGCGGCGGAGTACGGCTGTGCCACCTGGTGTACGGCGTCCCGGCCGGCGTCGACCCGGCGCGGGCGGCCCGCTCGCGGGGCGCCTCGGTGCACTGCGCGGTGCCGGGTGCGGGCGATCATCCGTGGGGCACGTTGCCGCACGCTCTGGCGTGCCGAGGGTCAGCCCAGTGA
- a CDS encoding S1C family serine protease, with product MDARRFRARRSAAAIAALVCCLGLPLSACSSSPATREKEDSTTQAAVPKAVRAVDDLQDGYLEVIKDVLPSVVQIQGRRDLGSGVVYDDQGHVVTNAHVVGDEKTFRVTTANSEDELTADLVSSYPQQDLAVIKLDRPPSGLKAAKFGDASKVQVGQIVLAMGSPLGLSSSVTQGIVSATGRTVTEGGEDDGGGTGATIANMVQTSAAINPGNSGGALVNLDSEVIGVPTLAATDPDLGGSAAPGIGFAIPASTVKTIADQIIENGRVVDSGRAALGITGRTVVNDEYRAAGVAVVSVQEGGAADKAGLERGDIITRLGDTDITTITSLSEALAGDKPGDETTVTYTRNGSEKTVDVTLGEQ from the coding sequence ATGGATGCTCGCCGTTTCCGTGCCCGGCGTTCGGCCGCCGCGATCGCCGCCCTCGTCTGCTGCCTCGGTCTCCCGCTCTCCGCGTGTTCGTCCTCGCCGGCCACGCGTGAGAAGGAGGACTCGACGACACAGGCGGCCGTGCCGAAGGCGGTCCGGGCGGTCGACGACCTCCAGGACGGCTATCTGGAGGTGATCAAGGACGTGCTGCCGTCGGTCGTGCAGATCCAGGGCCGGCGCGATCTGGGGTCGGGCGTGGTCTACGACGACCAGGGGCACGTCGTCACCAACGCGCATGTCGTGGGCGACGAGAAGACCTTCCGTGTGACGACCGCCAACAGCGAGGACGAACTCACCGCCGACCTCGTGTCCTCGTATCCGCAGCAGGACCTCGCCGTGATCAAGCTGGACAGACCGCCGAGCGGGCTGAAGGCGGCGAAGTTCGGGGACGCGTCGAAGGTCCAGGTCGGTCAGATCGTGCTGGCCATGGGCTCGCCGCTGGGGCTGTCGTCCAGCGTGACGCAGGGCATCGTCTCGGCGACCGGGCGGACCGTCACCGAGGGCGGTGAGGACGACGGCGGCGGTACGGGCGCGACGATCGCCAACATGGTGCAGACGTCGGCGGCCATCAACCCCGGCAACAGCGGTGGCGCCCTGGTCAACCTCGACAGCGAGGTCATCGGCGTGCCGACCCTCGCCGCCACCGACCCCGACCTCGGGGGCAGCGCGGCGCCCGGCATCGGGTTCGCGATCCCGGCGTCGACGGTGAAGACGATCGCCGACCAGATCATCGAGAACGGCAGGGTCGTCGACTCGGGGCGGGCGGCCCTCGGCATCACCGGCCGTACCGTCGTGAACGACGAGTACCGGGCCGCGGGGGTGGCCGTCGTCTCCGTGCAGGAGGGCGGCGCGGCCGACAAGGCCGGTCTGGAACGCGGGGACATCATCACCCGGCTGGGGGACACCGACATCACCACCATCACCTCGCTGTCCGAGGCGCTGGCCGGGGACAAGCCGGGTGACGAGACGACGGTGACCTACACGCGCAACGGCAGTGAGAAGACGGTCGATGTGACGCTGGGTGAGCAGTGA
- a CDS encoding adenosylcobinamide-GDP ribazoletransferase translates to MTTPPPPPRLPGLRFAFGTLSVLPVEVSRWDRETARGGMLCAPLVGVVLGCAAAAVALVLLLLGAGPLLAAVAAAAVPAALTRGLHLDGLADTADGLGSGKPAEDALRIMKQSDIGPFGVIALVLVLLAQIAALAQLYDGSWARGALATVVSAAAARLALTLAARTGVPAARPEGLGAAVAGVVPVPGAVAVALAVTGVAAAAGALLGTDDLARTALAVLAALGAAELLLRHCVRRFGGVTGDVFGGLAETAATTALVVLSLG, encoded by the coding sequence GTGACCACGCCCCCGCCCCCGCCGCGCCTGCCCGGTCTCCGCTTCGCCTTCGGCACCCTGAGCGTGCTCCCCGTCGAGGTGAGCCGCTGGGACCGTGAGACGGCGCGCGGCGGAATGCTGTGCGCCCCGCTGGTCGGGGTGGTGCTGGGCTGCGCGGCCGCCGCCGTGGCCCTCGTCCTGCTCCTCCTCGGCGCCGGCCCCCTCCTCGCCGCCGTCGCGGCCGCCGCCGTCCCCGCCGCGCTCACCCGGGGGCTGCATCTCGACGGGCTCGCCGACACCGCCGACGGGCTCGGCAGCGGCAAGCCGGCCGAGGACGCACTGCGCATCATGAAGCAGTCGGACATCGGGCCGTTCGGCGTCATCGCGCTCGTCCTCGTGCTGCTCGCGCAGATCGCGGCGCTGGCACAGCTCTACGACGGCTCATGGGCCCGGGGTGCCCTCGCCACCGTCGTCTCGGCCGCCGCCGCCCGCCTCGCGCTCACCCTCGCCGCCCGCACCGGCGTGCCCGCGGCCCGCCCGGAGGGGCTGGGGGCCGCGGTGGCCGGGGTGGTTCCGGTACCGGGCGCGGTGGCCGTCGCCCTGGCGGTGACCGGCGTCGCCGCCGCGGCGGGCGCGCTGCTGGGGACGGACGACCTCGCCCGCACCGCCCTCGCGGTCCTGGCCGCGCTCGGCGCCGCCGAACTCCTCCTGCGGCACTGCGTACGCCGCTTCGGCGGTGTCACCGGCGATGTCTTCGGCGGCCTCGCGGAGACGGCGGCGACGACCGCGCTCGTGGTGCTGTCACTGGGCTGA